In a single window of the Mesoplodon densirostris isolate mMesDen1 chromosome 18, mMesDen1 primary haplotype, whole genome shotgun sequence genome:
- the OMG gene encoding oligodendrocyte-myelin glycoprotein, with the protein MALMEYQILKMSPSLFILLFLTPGILCICPLQCICTERHRHVDCSGRNLTTLPSGLQENIIHLNLSYNHFTDLHNQLTQYTNLRTLDISNNRLESLPAQLPRSLWNMSAANNNIKLLEKSDTAYQWNLKYLDVSKNMLEKVVLIKNTLRSLEVLNLSSNKLWTVPTNMPSKLHIVDLSNNSLTQILPGTLINLTNLTHLYLHNNKFTFIPDQAFDQLFQLQEITLYNNRWSCDHKQNITYLLKWMMETKAHVIGTPCSSQISPLKEHNIYPTPSGFTSSLFTVSGMQTVDTINSLSMVTQSKVTKIPKQYRTKETTFGATLSKDTTFTSTDKAFVPYPEDTSTETINSHEAAAATLTIHLQDGMVTNTSLTSSTKSSPTPMTLSITSGMPNNFSEMPQQSTTLNLRREETTTNVKTRLPSSVASAWKVNASFLLMLNAVVMLAG; encoded by the coding sequence GCTTTGATGGAATATCAGATATTGAAAATGTCTCCCAGCCTGTTCATCCTTCTGTTTCTCACACCTGGTATTTTATGCATTTGCCCTCTCCAATGTATATGCACCGAGAGGCACAGGCATGTGGACTGTTCAGGCAGAAACTTGACTACATTACCATCTGGACTGCAAGAGAATATTATCCATTTAAATCTGTCTTATAACCACTTTACTGATCTGCATAACCAGTTAACCCAGTACACCAATCTGAGGACCCTGGACATTTCAAACAACAGGCTTGAAAGCTTGCCTGCTCAGTTACCTCGGTCCCTCTGGAACATGTCTGCTGCTAACAACAACATTAAACTGCTTGAAAAATCTGATACTGCTTATCAGTGGAACCTTAAATATCTGGATGTTTCTAAGAATATGCTGGAAAAGGTTGTCCTCATTAAAAATACACTAAGAAGTCTTGAGGTTCTCAACCTCAGTAGTAACAAACTCTGGACAGTTCCAACCAACATGCCCTCCAAACTACATATCGTGGACCTGTCTAACAATTCCTTGACACAAATCCTTCCAGGAACATTAATAAACCTGACAAATCTCACACATCTTTACCTGCACAACAATAAGTTCACATTCATTCCAGATCAAGCTTTTGACCAACTCTTTCAGTTGCAAGAGATAACCCTTTACAATAACAGGTGGTCATGTGACCATAAACAAAACATTACTTACTTACTTAAGTGGATGATGGAAACAAAAGCCCATGTTATAGGGACTCCCTGTTCTAGCCAAATATCACCTTTGAAGGAACATAACATATACCCCACACCTTCTGGATTTACCTCAAGCTTGTTCACTGTAAGTGGGATGCAGACAGTGGACACCATTAACTCTCTGAGTATGGTAACTCAATCCAAAGTGACCAAAATACCCAAACAATATCGAACAAAGGAAACAACGTTTGGTGCCACTCTAAGCAAAGACACCACCTTTACTAGCACTGACAAGGCTTTTGTGCCCTATCCAGAAGATACATCCACAGAAACGATCAATTCACATGAAGCAGCAGCTGCAACTCTAACTATTCACCTCCAAGATGGAATGGTTACAAACACAAGCCTCACTAGCTCAACAAAATCATCCCCAACACCCATGACCCTAAGTATTACTAGTGGCATGCCAAATAATTTCTCTGAAATGCCTCAACAAAGCACAACCCTTAACTTACGGAGGGAAGAGACAACCACAAATGTAAAGACTCGCTTACCTTCTTCTGTGGCAAGTGCCTGGAAAGTAAATGCTTCGTTTCTCTTAATGCTCAATGCTGTGGTCATGCTGGCTGGctaa